ACTTCGAGGCGCTGGTACGGGAGCTGGATCCGGCGGCCACGTTCACGAACGGCTTCCTGCGGGACGTGCTGTACGGCGGGTGACGGCCCGGGGTCGTCCGGGCCGTCACGGTCCGGTCATGGCACGCGTCAGCGGCCGAGCCGGATGACGTTCCAGGACAGCGGTTCGAGGACGGCGTGGAGCCGGCCGTCGGTGAGTGTGGTGCCGTCGACGGTGTGCGGGACCACGCGCTCCTGGTCGTCGAGGGTGTTGCGGGCCTCCGGGTCCGCGTCGCAGAGCGCGGTGTGCTCGACGACCTCGGTGACGCCGAGGTCGTACAGGGCGACGTCGAGCGGCAGCGGTTCGCTCCGGCCGCGGTTGACCGCGAACACGGTGACGGTGCCGTCCTCGCCGTGCACGGCCGTGGCGTGCAGCAGGTCCACCTCGCCGAACTTCCGTGTCTCGTACGTCGGTGAGTCCACGCGTACGTCGAGGACGCGTCCGCGTCCGTACCGCGAGGTCTGCGCGAAGGGGAAGAACGTGGTCTGCTTCCACGCCGGGCCGCCGGGCTCCGCCAGGATCGGCGCGATGACGTTGACGAGCTGGGCGAGGCAGGCGACGGACACCCGGTCCGCGTGGCGCAGCAGGGCGATGAGCAGGGAGCCGACGACGACGGCGTCCGTGACGGAGTAGTTGTCCTCCAGGAGCCGGGGCGCCTCGGGCCAGTCGGCGGCGTCCTCCCCGGCGTCGGGACGGGGCCTGGACATGTACCAGACGTTCCACTCGTCGAAGGAGAGGTTGATCTTCTTCGTGGACTTCAGCCGGGCGCCCACGTGGTCGCAGGTGGCGACGACGTTCTCGATGAACGATTCCATGTCGACGGCGGATGCCAGGAAGGAGTCGCGGTCGCCGTCGATCTCCTCGTAATAGGCGTGCAGCGACACGTAGTCGACGAGGTCGTACGTCTCGGCGAGGACCGTGGCCTCCCACGCGGCGAAGGTCTCCATCGACTGGTGGGAGGAGCCGCAGGCGACGAGTTCGACGGTGGGGTCGATCTGCCGCATCGCCCGGGCGGTCTCGGCGGCCAGACGACCGTACTCCTGGGCGGTCTTGTGACCGGTCTGCCAGGGGCCGTCCACCTCGTTGCCCAGACACCACAGCCGGATTCCGTACGGGTCCTTGTCACCGTGGGCGGCGCGCAGGTCGGAAAGGGCCGTTCCCCCGGGGTGGTTGGCGTACTCCTGGAGCTCCAGCGCCTCGGCGACTCCGCGTGTGCCGAGGTTGACGGCCATCATCGGCTGGGCCTGCGGGCCTGCCTTCCCGAGGAAGTCCATGAACTCGGCGAGCCCGAAGCGGTTGGTCTCCGTGGAGCGCCAGGCCAGGTCGAGCCGGCGCGGTCGCTCCTCCACCGGGCCGACGGAGTCCTCCCACTTGTAGCCGGAGACGAAGTTGCCGCCGGGATAGCGCACCGCCGTCACCCCGAGCTCGCGGATCAGGGCGAGGACGTCCGTACGGAGGCCCGCCTCGTCGGCCGAGGGGTGTCCGGGCTCGTGGATCCCGGTGTAGACACAGCGGCCCAGGTGCTCGACGAAGGAGCCGAAGAGCCGGGGGTCCACGTCGCCGACGGCGAAGTCGGGGTGCAGGGTGAAGCGGGCGGAACGGGTCATGGGTCCCTCGATCGGTAGCTGCGGTTGTTCGATATACCGAATGCTGCTCGTTACCTCGAACGGGACCGTAGAATCGAACATCATCCGCGTCAATGACCCCTGCGGACTTCCCCCGGACGGCCATCGGAGCCGTGGGCGGCGACTCCCTTTCGGATCATCCTCCAAGTGGTTCCGCATATGCTCCAGATATCCGCGACCTACCTTGCAGATGCAAGACGCACCCGAATATCTTGTCGCACATGCAGTCCTACACAATCGGCCAGGCGGCCCGCCTGCTCGGCGTCAGTCCCGACACCGCCCGGCGCTGGGCCGACGCGGGACGGGTGGCCACCCACCGGGACGAGGCCGGGCGCCGTCTCGTCGACGGACGGGACCTCGCGGCCCTCGCCGTCGAGGTCGGCCGTCCCGGGAGCGAGGAGGACGACCCCTCCTTCACCTCCGCACGCAACGCCTTCCCGGGGATCGTCACCGCGGTCAAACTCGGCGATGTCGCGGCCCAGGTCGAGATCCAGGCCGGGCCGCACCGGATCGTCTCGCTCCTGACGCGCGAGGCGGTCGAGGAACTCGGCCTGGCCGTCGGCATGCGGGCCACCGCCCGCGTGAAGTCGACCAACGTGCACATCGACCGCACCTGACCCGGCCGGCCGCGACCGGCCGCCCGACACGTTCCCAAGGAGGCTCCCGCCCATGCCCCCCACGTTCTCCGGACGTCGTATCGCCGCCGGCGTGCTGACCGCCGCCGTGCTCGTACCGCTCGCGGCCTGCGGAAGCGACGGCGGCAGCGAGGACGGCGCTTCCGGCGCGCCGGACACCCGGCTCACGGTCCTCGCCGCGGCCTCCCTCACCGACGTGTTCGCCACGGCGGGCGCGGCGTACGAGAAGGAGCACCCCGGCACGAACGTGACGTTCTCCTTCGCCGGCTCCCAGGAGCTCGCCGCCCAGGTCGAGCAGGGCGCCCCGGCGGACGCGCTGGTCACCGCCGACACGAAGACCATGGCCGGGCTGGAATCCGAGACGGGCACGCCCACCGTGATCGCGAAGAACCGCCTGGTCATCGCCACCGGTGAGGGCAACCCGGAAGGGATCAAGGGCCTGGCGGACCTGACCGACAGCCGGCTGAAGGTGGTTCTCGCCGCACCGGAGGTCCCCGTGGGCCGGTACAGCAAGCAGATCCTGGACGCCCAGAAGCTCACCGTGAAGCCGGTCTCGCAGGAGACGGACGTCCGCGCGGTCCTCAGCAAGGTCGCGCTCGGCGAGGCGGACGCGGGCCTCGTCTACCGGACGGACGCCGCGTCGGACGTGGACCGGGTCGACGCGGTGGACATCCCCGACGGACAGAACGCCGTCGCCTCCTACCCGGCCGCCACCCTGCGGCAGTCGGAGAACGCGGAGGCCGCCACGGCGTTCGTGAGGTGGCTCGGCGGCCCCGAAGCGCAGAAGATCCTTCAGGACGCGGGGTTCCAGAAGCCGTAACCGCGCGGCTCCCGACCGGGGGGGCCGCGTCCGTCCCCGGTCGTTCCCCCGGTCCACGTCCCCGTTCAGGAAGCGCCGATGAGCCGCCTTCGCCGCCGTACCGCCGGCCCCCGTACTCCCATGGCGCTGGCCGTGCCCGCGCTGCTCGCGATCGCGTTCCTCCTCATGCCGCTGGTCGGCATCCTGGCGCGTACGTCCTGGAGCGACCTGAGCACCCATCTGACGAGCCCAGGCGTCACCGAGGCGCTGAAACTCTCGCTGCTCGTCTCGTTCTGGGCGCTGGGGCTCTCCCTCGTCCTCGGTGTGCCACTGGCCTGGCTCCTGGCCCGCGTCGACTTTCCCGGCAAGGCACTGGTCCGTTCGCTCGTGCTGCTGCCGATGGTGCTGCCGCCCACGGTCGGAGGCGTGGCGCTGCTGCTCGCCTTCGGGCGGCGCGGGCTGCTCGGGCCCTGGCTGGAGGACACCTTCGGCATCACGCTGCCGTTCCACACCTCGGGCGCGGTGCTCGCCGCCACGTTCGTCGCGATGCCGTTCCTCGTCATCAGCCTCGAAGGCGCCCTCGCCGGGCTGCGTCCCAGTTACGAGGAGACCGCGGGCTCCCTGGGGGCGTCGCCCCTGCGGGTCTTCGGGACCGTCACCCTGCCGATGGTCGCTCCCGGCCTCGCCGCGGGAGCCGCGCTGACCTGGGCGCGGGCCCTCGGGGAGTTCGGTGCGACCATCACCTTCGCGGGAAACCTCCCGGGTACCACCCAGACCCTGCCGCTTCAGGTCTATCTGCTGCTCCAGGACTCCCCCGAAGCCGCGACGTCCGTCTCCCTGCTCCTGCTGGCGATCGCCATGGCCGTCCTCGTCGCGCTGCGGGGCCGCTGGACGGGCGGAGTGGGAGGCCGCGTCCGTGAGTCCCGTGTCCCGGCCGACGACCCCGCACGGACCCCGGCGGTGCCGCCGGCCGCCGTACCCGACGAACAGGCGGTTCCCGGGCAGCGGTGGCCGCTTCACGCGGTGGTCACCGGGTTCGACCGGCTGACGCTGGACGCCGAACCCGGCACCACCATCGCCGTCGTCGGTCCG
The Streptomyces sp. NBC_00234 DNA segment above includes these coding regions:
- the arfA gene encoding arabinosylfuranosidase ArfA: MTRSARFTLHPDFAVGDVDPRLFGSFVEHLGRCVYTGIHEPGHPSADEAGLRTDVLALIRELGVTAVRYPGGNFVSGYKWEDSVGPVEERPRRLDLAWRSTETNRFGLAEFMDFLGKAGPQAQPMMAVNLGTRGVAEALELQEYANHPGGTALSDLRAAHGDKDPYGIRLWCLGNEVDGPWQTGHKTAQEYGRLAAETARAMRQIDPTVELVACGSSHQSMETFAAWEATVLAETYDLVDYVSLHAYYEEIDGDRDSFLASAVDMESFIENVVATCDHVGARLKSTKKINLSFDEWNVWYMSRPRPDAGEDAADWPEAPRLLEDNYSVTDAVVVGSLLIALLRHADRVSVACLAQLVNVIAPILAEPGGPAWKQTTFFPFAQTSRYGRGRVLDVRVDSPTYETRKFGEVDLLHATAVHGEDGTVTVFAVNRGRSEPLPLDVALYDLGVTEVVEHTALCDADPEARNTLDDQERVVPHTVDGTTLTDGRLHAVLEPLSWNVIRLGR
- a CDS encoding TOBE domain-containing protein; its protein translation is MQSYTIGQAARLLGVSPDTARRWADAGRVATHRDEAGRRLVDGRDLAALAVEVGRPGSEEDDPSFTSARNAFPGIVTAVKLGDVAAQVEIQAGPHRIVSLLTREAVEELGLAVGMRATARVKSTNVHIDRT
- the modA gene encoding molybdate ABC transporter substrate-binding protein, with amino-acid sequence MPPTFSGRRIAAGVLTAAVLVPLAACGSDGGSEDGASGAPDTRLTVLAAASLTDVFATAGAAYEKEHPGTNVTFSFAGSQELAAQVEQGAPADALVTADTKTMAGLESETGTPTVIAKNRLVIATGEGNPEGIKGLADLTDSRLKVVLAAPEVPVGRYSKQILDAQKLTVKPVSQETDVRAVLSKVALGEADAGLVYRTDAASDVDRVDAVDIPDGQNAVASYPAATLRQSENAEAATAFVRWLGGPEAQKILQDAGFQKP
- a CDS encoding ABC transporter permease — encoded protein: MSRLRRRTAGPRTPMALAVPALLAIAFLLMPLVGILARTSWSDLSTHLTSPGVTEALKLSLLVSFWALGLSLVLGVPLAWLLARVDFPGKALVRSLVLLPMVLPPTVGGVALLLAFGRRGLLGPWLEDTFGITLPFHTSGAVLAATFVAMPFLVISLEGALAGLRPSYEETAGSLGASPLRVFGTVTLPMVAPGLAAGAALTWARALGEFGATITFAGNLPGTTQTLPLQVYLLLQDSPEAATSVSLLLLAIAMAVLVALRGRWTGGVGGRVRESRVPADDPARTPAVPPAAVPDEQAVPGQRWPLHAVVTGFDRLTLDAEPGTTIAVVGPNGAGKTTLLRALLGLTPRAHAELRLGGTDVTDLPPHRRGVAWVPQDGALFPHLSALTNTAYGLRAHGVPRAAARREAQRWLDRLGVGHLAHRRPAQLSGGQAGRVALARGLAARPRLLLLDEPLAALDQTTRAQVRHTLRAHLDGFAGVCLIVTHDPVEAVALADRVLVLEDGRTVQDAPPAEVTRHPRSPWVARMLGSNAWTGTATSDGLALSTGAHLVAAEPVAPGTDALAVIAPEAVALHRNRPEGSPRNVYAGTVREITALGSRLRILVDCEGAPGLVAEITPASAAELGLHEGSAVFAGIKATEVRLVRH